A region of the Saccharomyces eubayanus strain FM1318 chromosome V, whole genome shotgun sequence genome:
GCAAGATACTTTGATTAGCAAGTATATTAAATTTACactttttgttcaattgaCTTATTATAAACctatttgaaatttataTCAAAACACCTTGAtagaaatatttttgtcAATAAACGGGTAACAGTAATTTATTTTGTGTCAGTAATTCAAGACAATATAAACTAGGGAACTATTACGCTATGTCTGTATTCCTAAAAGAGTGGTGTAACTTTAAGTGATAGGGATTCGAGGCACATTAGAACTAAAATTAATAGCTACACTCTACAAGGCATCGTCAGATAATTCTCCAAAAAATgcgagaaaaaaactatagtaataaaacattttctaataataatgtaaACTACTTAAAGTTCCCGAACAAACTGCAAAGATATTCTCGATTCttaaacaacaaaaaatttgatagaaGCCCATCAAAAAACTCTAAATTCAGATATGCAGAGAGAAGTCCGCCTCGTCTCGTCGACGACCACATGAACAACTTGACAAATAGGAAGGAAAACGTTAACAATTATATaccagaagaaaataagaataCTCAAGAGCTACAAACGGACGACCTGGAAAACGGCGTCAGAACGAAATTGACAAAGAGTagtttaaaaaaactacaaaaagAAGTATTCGACAAAGAACTCAATAACATTGCCTGCCACCATGGCCTTTGCAGTaccaaaaatagaaaagatatcaaaTATTCACGACTCTGGTTTCTGTTCGAGTTAGAAATGAGCGAAGATTGGAAAGAAAACCTTCGGCTCAGCTGTTATAATAAATACGTGTATTCTGCAATTGATGAATCTtggaaaatggaaaatataCTATtaaaggaacaagaaaagtGTTATGAGTATTTTCCTATACAGCAATTACTTATACCCGCTATTTCTGAATCTTGCAATAGGCGAAAGAGCTTGGAAAACATTCAAGACTTAACAGTAAATGTTGATAGCATTATAGAAATTAATCATGAAAAGCAAAGATTATTGCCAAGAAGCTTTTTGACAAGAAGGGAAAATGAGGTTGCGTTTAATGACTTCCAATTGGACGCCAAAAAGATTCTTGAAGATTTGAGTTCAACTTCTGAAAACCCCTTCGGCTCATTTAACTCTTCCCCAAGTACAAATATGGTTGAGtcagagaagaaaatattaaacACAGTTCCcaaaaggagaaaagagaaaaaaatcctgGGTGCgctagaaaaaaaactatatttggatgaaaaataaagtcTACCTTTATTTGAGTCGAAATAGCAATAGAACAACGAATCAACAGTAATACCTCTTCGGTTTTGTCATAAAAATATAGgctttaatatttttttcaagtaacACACAATACATTAAACGCCTGCATCATCaagataaatatattgaTTTATATATCGCAATtataaaagatataaaagATACAAAAACACTGTGCTTGCGTGCTAAGGTTATGCAGGAAAAAACTTCacctcttctttttctctttaacttcttcatcacttGTAGCATGCAGCCTGATGACATTACTATAATCTGGTCTGTTACCCATATGCCCTTGATGCCAGTCGTAACTTAGAGCGTACGCAAATACGCTACCATTCCTATTGAAGTTACATACAGGAATAGATGCTTGCAAAGTAGGATAGCCTTTCAGTCTATGTCTCTGATTCTTATCCCAGAAATTAAAGGTACCGTCGCCACCAGCCGTAACAAAAGTACCATACAATGGATGAAATGCTATACTATTTACAGGGTAAACCAGAGATTGACCATTGGAACCAGGCGCCCTATTAGGATTGGTTTGGCGATGGCACTTAAATGAGAACCCTGATTTTTTCTGCATTACATCATCAATGTATCTTATGGAACATCTGCCTTCAACTGAACCGATTGCATACCCATCTGCTTCATTATAACATGCTACACATCTTGTTTGCCATTTCAATGGCGATGTGGTTGCTTTGAATATGCTTGTTGGGTTCGCCAAATTAATAATGACAATATGTCTCTCTGCAGTAGCTACGACCAATAAAGATTGTTTGCTGTCCATAGAATACACTCTCTCAGGCATCATTACTGTCGACACCGGCTGGGGCTGCCTCATATCCCAATATTTTATAGTCTTATCCCAAGACCCCGTTACTATACACTCTGCGTTCGAAGGGCCACATTGAACATAACGTAATACTTTTATTGGTGCAGTGTGCATCCCGACCTGTTGTGTTTGCCCACTAGCAACATCATACAACTTCAGGGCATTATCACACCCTCCTGAAGCAACTTTTGCACCATCATTCGACCACCTAGTACACAAGACAGGGCTTGAGCTTTCGTATTGCGCTCTACCTTGAGGAACACCATTTTGGACATCCCAAATACGTACTTTACCATCCCAAGAACTAACACTAAACATAAGATCTTGTTGCGGCGAAAACGCAATATCCGATATCGAGTCTTCTGCTGGATTATTAATAACAATGTCATTAGCTATGTCCTTTTCGTTAGCCATTGCAGTGCCCGCTCCTATTGTGGAGGTCGTGTTTGCTcgattgaaaaaagacatTATTCCCTACCTCTCTTTGTTCTGTTGCCTGTACTTAAATTTTATATGCAGATTAAGGTGTATGatctttgattttagaTATATGCGCGATGATACTTACTGCAGTTCAGACTCACCCTGTTGTACAATCTCGTCGaagtgaaatttttttcagcgcTTGATACTAATCTAACTTTGCCCAACCAACAATGCATTGATTATATTGAAGTGTCTATATTAAAAACCATAATTACACGaaatttcaatatcaaaagTTATTAGAAAATTAAAGTACGAAAATAGAGACAATGTTCGTGAATGACGATAATAGTCAAGGTCGTAAGCCTTAGCACAATTATTTAGTAATAGTCCAATTATTATATGATGAATAGAAAACAAACGCACGTCTAACATTTCAAATGTTCTTTATAAGTACAGTTCTTTATTTAATACCCAACACCTTTATATTACCAtcgaaagaaaaaaaagcaaactaTACGAAATAATTCTCGTACGAACCATTCACAAGATTCTGTTGGTAAAGTATGTTTTAGTTCATAGAAAGTAGAAACCCAAAAATTTAATGGAATACCAAATGcatgctttctttttctttctttctttcttttcttgttaatTACTTGAAgcttttattattttagTTATCCTGTCCATACCATAACTTCAACCTTCCcaattg
Encoded here:
- the MAM1 gene encoding Mam1p, with translation MREKNYSNKTFSNNNVNYLKFPNKLQRYSRFLNNKKFDRSPSKNSKFRYAERSPPRLVDDHMNNLTNRKENVNNYIPEENKNTQELQTDDLENGVRTKLTKSSLKKLQKEVFDKELNNIACHHGLCSTKNRKDIKYSRLWFLFELEMSEDWKENLRLSCYNKYVYSAIDESWKMENILLKEQEKCYEYFPIQQLLIPAISESCNRRKSLENIQDLTVNVDSIIEINHEKQRLLPRSFLTRRENEVAFNDFQLDAKKILEDLSSTSENPFGSFNSSPSTNMVESEKKILNTVPKRRKEKKILGALEKKLYLDEK
- the GLE2 gene encoding RNA export factor GLE2; its protein translation is MSFFNRANTTSTIGAGTAMANEKDIANDIVINNPAEDSISDIAFSPQQDLMFSVSSWDGKVRIWDVQNGVPQGRAQYESSSPVLCTRWSNDGAKVASGGCDNALKLYDVASGQTQQVGMHTAPIKVLRYVQCGPSNAECIVTGSWDKTIKYWDMRQPQPVSTVMMPERVYSMDSKQSLLVVATAERHIVIINLANPTSIFKATTSPLKWQTRCVACYNEADGYAIGSVEGRCSIRYIDDVMQKKSGFSFKCHRQTNPNRAPGSNGQSLVYPVNSIAFHPLYGTFVTAGGDGTFNFWDKNQRHRLKGYPTLQASIPVCNFNRNGSVFAYALSYDWHQGHMGNRPDYSNVIRLHATSDEEVKEKKKR